A single genomic interval of Chloroflexota bacterium harbors:
- a CDS encoding SdpI family protein, protein MKLGLALALSVGLVLGMFAFSAWAWVLLPSDAWLPVHWGPSGQPDRYGGKGEALLVTPAMAAVVTAILALLPRVEPRRANLIASSGAYAVIWIAVVAFLAAVHVFLVLTSVGVAISVYAALPVAVGALFIVIGAQLGKTRSNFFMGVRTPWTLSSELSWARTHRVGGRAFIVLGLLFLLAGATNDPRLLFAVVVGLPIMIIGLVAYSYVVWRSDPGRTGASSAG, encoded by the coding sequence ATGAAGCTGGGTTTGGCGCTCGCGCTCAGCGTGGGCCTGGTCCTGGGCATGTTCGCCTTCAGCGCATGGGCGTGGGTGCTCCTCCCATCGGATGCCTGGCTTCCGGTCCACTGGGGCCCGAGCGGTCAGCCGGACCGCTACGGCGGCAAAGGCGAGGCGCTCCTCGTGACGCCGGCCATGGCCGCCGTCGTGACGGCCATCCTGGCGCTGCTTCCCCGCGTCGAGCCCCGGCGGGCAAACCTCATCGCGTCGTCGGGCGCGTATGCCGTCATCTGGATCGCCGTCGTCGCCTTCCTGGCCGCCGTCCACGTCTTCCTCGTCCTCACCAGCGTCGGCGTGGCGATCAGCGTGTACGCGGCGCTGCCCGTCGCGGTGGGCGCCCTCTTCATCGTCATCGGCGCCCAGCTCGGCAAGACGCGGAGCAACTTCTTCATGGGCGTTCGCACGCCGTGGACGCTCTCGAGCGAGCTGTCCTGGGCACGCACGCACCGCGTCGGCGGGCGCGCCTTCATCGTCCTCGGGCTGCTGTTCCTGCTGGCCGGGGCGACGAACGACCCACGGCTCCTGTTCGCCGTCGTGGTCGGCTTGCCGATTATGATCATCGGGCTCGTCGCGTATTCGTACGTGGTCTGGCGGAGCGACCCGGGCAGGACGGGCGCGTCGTCCGCCGGCTGA
- a CDS encoding alpha/beta hydrolase, with protein sequence MPKVLVSGVDLNYEEVGEGAPFIYIAATRFDSAKAWVAPMRERATGFRVILPDPRGMAGSAHVSSIRPSDWIDDLAGLLDALSISSVHLAAETLGTRIATRFAADHPDRVATLILNAPIAYSSPSGDAQRAAALSEQRKRDLEYHHGSDWEAVNAFYLGLHAQPAFHEYFDLRAVADRVPAPVLVMRGDVDDPVHPIGHAVELHARFPRSWLAIFPNTEFNAIRGRPEQAWSTIREFIAASGGGSGRG encoded by the coding sequence ATGCCAAAGGTCCTCGTCAGCGGGGTCGATCTCAACTACGAGGAGGTGGGAGAGGGCGCCCCCTTCATCTACATCGCCGCCACGCGGTTCGACAGCGCCAAAGCGTGGGTCGCGCCCATGCGGGAGCGCGCGACCGGCTTTCGGGTGATCCTGCCAGACCCACGGGGCATGGCGGGCAGCGCCCACGTCTCCTCTATTCGGCCGTCGGACTGGATCGACGATCTCGCCGGCCTCCTCGACGCTCTGAGCATTTCGTCCGTTCATCTGGCCGCGGAGACGCTGGGCACGCGGATCGCCACCCGTTTCGCGGCAGACCATCCGGATCGCGTGGCGACCCTGATTCTCAATGCCCCGATCGCCTACAGCTCGCCGTCCGGCGACGCCCAACGGGCGGCGGCGCTTTCCGAGCAGCGGAAGCGCGACCTCGAGTACCACCACGGCAGCGACTGGGAGGCAGTCAACGCCTTCTACCTCGGCCTCCACGCGCAGCCGGCCTTCCACGAGTACTTCGACCTGCGGGCCGTCGCCGACCGCGTGCCGGCGCCGGTCCTGGTGATGCGGGGCGACGTCGACGATCCCGTCCACCCCATCGGCCACGCCGTCGAGCTGCACGCGCGCTTCCCGCGCTCGTGGCTCGCCATCTTTCCGAACACGGAGTTCAACGCCATCCGCGGTCGGCCGGAGCAGGCGTGGTCGACCATCCGCGAGTTCATCGCTGCGTCGGGGGGAGGGTCAGGGCGGGGGTGA
- a CDS encoding multicopper oxidase domain-containing protein, protein MVTRGVGWSTLLAAMAGALRAAFGVIWAIDAYLAWQPEFAAHYVGYLTNAQQGQPGWLQPWFAIWLTIVNPAADVFIFLTRVIETLIAVGLLFGLARKWISVAGSVLSLLIWATAEGFGGPYTVGATNPGPGLVYVIVFLALILIDRAHGRTPYSLDHYIQRRWPRWSRVAEWAPASALAEVPPPLPWSEQAVAIVAIVVAIVVPVGSLQSALNVSPATPASAAAAVSPLSLASSTAIAQARDATLPPLIGTGDSVSLTITSTDTNVEIANGVSYAAWTYDGTVPGPVLHVRQGQTVNVTYVNRGIMQHSIDFHAAEVPPNVAYRSINPGDSLQFSFVARTAGVFVYHCGTPPVLMHMANGMYGAIVVDPVPALPPADVSYVLVQSEWYTQQLQGSLLTGDPGKMFTVSPDEVVFNGMAYQYRDQPLTARAGERIRLYVVDAGPNLSSAFHVIGSMFETVYPDGDAAHALNGVSTWQIAPGAGAIFDLVIRDAGQYPFVDHSMRNMGIGAVGVLNVQ, encoded by the coding sequence GTGGTGACGCGCGGAGTCGGCTGGTCGACCCTGCTGGCGGCGATGGCGGGCGCCCTGCGCGCCGCCTTCGGCGTGATCTGGGCCATCGACGCCTACCTCGCCTGGCAGCCCGAGTTCGCCGCCCACTACGTCGGCTATCTGACCAATGCCCAGCAGGGCCAGCCCGGCTGGCTTCAGCCATGGTTTGCCATCTGGCTCACCATCGTCAACCCCGCGGCCGACGTCTTCATCTTCCTGACGCGCGTCATCGAGACCCTCATCGCGGTGGGCCTCCTCTTCGGCCTCGCCCGAAAGTGGATCTCCGTCGCCGGTAGCGTCCTCAGCCTTCTGATCTGGGCCACCGCTGAAGGGTTTGGGGGGCCATACACGGTCGGCGCGACGAACCCGGGGCCGGGGCTCGTGTACGTCATCGTGTTCCTCGCCCTGATCCTGATCGATCGCGCCCATGGGCGCACGCCCTACAGCCTCGACCACTACATCCAACGGCGGTGGCCTCGCTGGAGCCGGGTTGCCGAGTGGGCGCCGGCGTCCGCCCTCGCCGAGGTGCCACCCCCGCTGCCATGGAGCGAGCAGGCGGTCGCCATCGTGGCGATCGTGGTCGCCATCGTCGTGCCCGTTGGAAGCCTGCAGAGCGCGCTCAACGTTTCGCCCGCGACCCCCGCGAGCGCGGCGGCGGCCGTGTCTCCCCTCTCCCTCGCCTCGAGCACCGCGATCGCCCAGGCGCGTGACGCGACGCTTCCCCCGCTCATCGGAACAGGCGACAGCGTGTCCCTCACGATCACGTCAACCGACACGAATGTGGAGATCGCCAACGGCGTCAGCTACGCGGCCTGGACCTACGACGGCACGGTGCCCGGCCCCGTGCTCCACGTGCGTCAGGGACAGACCGTAAACGTTACCTACGTGAATCGAGGGATCATGCAGCACTCCATCGACTTCCACGCCGCGGAGGTGCCGCCAAACGTGGCCTATCGGAGCATCAACCCCGGCGATTCCCTGCAGTTCTCATTCGTCGCGCGGACCGCGGGCGTCTTCGTCTATCACTGCGGGACGCCGCCCGTGCTCATGCACATGGCGAACGGTATGTACGGCGCGATCGTCGTCGACCCCGTTCCCGCCCTGCCGCCGGCCGACGTCAGCTACGTGCTGGTGCAGTCGGAGTGGTACACGCAGCAGCTCCAGGGGTCGCTCCTGACCGGCGATCCGGGGAAGATGTTCACTGTCTCGCCGGACGAGGTCGTGTTCAACGGCATGGCCTACCAGTACCGTGACCAGCCGCTGACGGCGCGGGCCGGGGAGCGCATTCGCCTATACGTTGTGGACGCGGGGCCGAATCTGTCCAGCGCGTTCCACGTGATCGGCTCGATGTTCGAGACGGTGTATCCCGACGGAGACGCCGCGCACGCCCTGAACGGCGTCTCCACCTGGCAGATCGCGCCAGGCGCGGGCGCGATCTTCGATCTCGTGATCCGGGACGCCGGACAGTATCCCTTCGTCGACCACAGCATGCGGAACATGGGGATCGGCGCCGTGGGCGTCCTGAACGTCCAGTGA
- a CDS encoding cupin domain-containing protein — protein sequence MAAGPEATEAIIEAFDRELAEQGLRGHWRGVARAKLAPGERAQLWKWDHIYASLMRAGELIDLEYTGRRTVQLVTKGLDGTSPTIQMSVQLVKPGEVAAAHRHMFAATRFIVQGRGAYTTVDGEAVYLEAGDYVTTPSWGWHDHTNPTDEPMVWLDIHDNPLVGGALHVRLGEEYPMRSQPLIAREGTALDLMGGVRPISRPAHPAHQPALYKRDAVLAALDRAAAGEADPCDGIVLDYVNPVNGGHLLPTMGARIQMLRPGERTQPHRHTSYTIYHVVEGQGATVVGEKRLEWAKGDCFTVPSWDWHAHEQLGANRAVLFSVHNQPVLEAFDLYREEREED from the coding sequence ATGGCGGCGGGCCCGGAGGCAACCGAGGCGATCATCGAGGCGTTCGACCGGGAGCTGGCCGAGCAGGGGCTCCGGGGACACTGGCGCGGCGTCGCGCGCGCGAAGCTTGCGCCCGGCGAGCGCGCCCAGCTCTGGAAGTGGGACCACATCTACGCGAGCCTCATGCGGGCAGGCGAGCTGATCGACCTCGAATACACGGGGCGGCGCACGGTCCAGCTCGTGACCAAGGGGCTCGACGGCACGAGTCCGACCATCCAAATGTCCGTCCAGCTCGTGAAGCCGGGCGAGGTCGCCGCGGCCCATCGCCACATGTTCGCCGCGACGCGCTTTATTGTGCAGGGCAGGGGAGCCTACACGACCGTGGACGGCGAGGCTGTCTACCTCGAGGCCGGCGACTACGTGACGACGCCAAGCTGGGGCTGGCACGATCACACCAATCCGACGGACGAGCCGATGGTCTGGCTCGACATCCACGACAACCCGCTCGTCGGCGGCGCGCTCCACGTCCGACTGGGCGAGGAGTACCCCATGCGCAGCCAGCCCCTCATCGCGCGCGAGGGGACGGCCCTGGACCTCATGGGCGGCGTCCGTCCCATATCGCGACCGGCGCACCCCGCGCACCAACCGGCCCTCTACAAGCGCGACGCGGTCCTTGCCGCCCTGGACCGCGCGGCGGCGGGGGAGGCCGATCCATGCGACGGCATCGTCCTCGATTACGTCAATCCGGTCAACGGCGGGCACCTCCTCCCGACGATGGGGGCGCGAATCCAGATGTTGCGGCCCGGCGAGCGCACGCAGCCCCACCGCCACACCTCGTATACGATCTACCACGTCGTCGAGGGCCAGGGGGCGACGGTGGTGGGGGAGAAGCGGCTCGAATGGGCGAAGGGTGACTGCTTCACGGTTCCCAGCTGGGACTGGCACGCCCACGAGCAGTTGGGGGCGAATCGCGCGGTGCTCTTCTCCGTGCACAACCAGCCGGTGCTGGAAGCGTTCGATCTGTATCGCGAGGAGCGAGAAGAAGACTAG